In Actinomycetota bacterium, one DNA window encodes the following:
- a CDS encoding type II CAAX endopeptidase family protein: MAGAPGAAPAAGDHRVGDKPRPEITVRSLVSFFSISFGLGWGVAALAILFQEQVESVFGEIGYTNPLFVFVVYSPAIAGIFLVGRHYGAKGLAGYLKRLTLWRMPAPWWAFLIFGIPAIVYAGAALKGTFSDPFPFSPWYGLFPALAIAMVIGPVEELGWRGVALPLLQRRFAPLWASLILGAFWGLWHAPAFLLSGTPQSSWSFAPYVVGVLALAVIVTPMFNSARGSILVAALFHFQVNNPMWPDAQPWDTLVYVIAAVVVVAINRRSMLTRGSGVTSVLMEEDGTRQQV; encoded by the coding sequence TTGGCCGGCGCACCCGGAGCGGCGCCCGCAGCCGGGGATCACAGGGTAGGTGACAAGCCGAGGCCGGAGATCACCGTCCGGAGCCTGGTGAGCTTCTTCTCGATTAGCTTCGGACTCGGTTGGGGCGTGGCGGCACTGGCGATCCTGTTCCAGGAACAGGTGGAGTCGGTCTTCGGCGAGATCGGGTACACCAACCCGCTGTTCGTCTTCGTGGTGTACTCGCCGGCTATCGCCGGAATCTTCCTGGTTGGACGTCACTACGGCGCCAAGGGCCTGGCCGGCTACCTCAAGCGCCTGACCCTCTGGCGGATGCCGGCCCCCTGGTGGGCCTTCCTGATCTTTGGGATACCGGCGATCGTGTATGCGGGAGCCGCCCTTAAGGGCACCTTCTCGGACCCGTTCCCCTTCTCGCCCTGGTACGGGCTCTTCCCGGCGCTGGCGATTGCCATGGTGATCGGTCCGGTCGAGGAGCTTGGCTGGAGGGGCGTGGCCCTGCCGCTTCTCCAACGGCGGTTTGCTCCGCTTTGGGCGAGTTTGATCCTCGGAGCGTTCTGGGGACTGTGGCATGCCCCCGCCTTCCTGCTCAGCGGAACACCCCAGAGCTCGTGGTCGTTCGCCCCCTACGTGGTCGGCGTCCTGGCGCTTGCGGTGATCGTCACCCCGATGTTCAACTCCGCCCGGGGCAGCATCCTGGTGGCGGCGCTGTTCCACTTCCAGGTCAACAACCCGATGTGGCCCGACGCCCAGCCCTGGGACACGCTGGTCTACGTGATCGCCGCTGTGGTAGTCGTTGCGATCAACCGTAGGTCCATGTTGACCCGGGGCAGCGGTGTCACCTCGGTTCTCATGGAGGAAGATGGAACCCGGCAGCAGGTCTAA
- a CDS encoding AAA family ATPase has translation MTRWHPEPAPEGGLDPFATQTHVSLLVFAGDRAYKLKKAIRTPFLDFSTPELRLKACEREVELNRRFAPDVYLGVAQVLGPEGEVCDSLVVMRRMPPDRRLSTLAREGRCEECLEQLAEAVAGFHRVSPAGPEIDAECTRDAVAARWDANIAQLEDFAANLEDPNLPERIAGLVRTYLAGRGPLFEARIAGGRIRDGHGDLLADDIYCLDDGPRILDCLEFDDHLRYVDVLDDAGFLAMDLERIAGKELGEKFLQAYVDASGESHPESLSHHYRAYRAHVRAKVAGMRFEQGDQEALAEAATLLEISLRHLEAGQVSLVLVGGLPGTGKSTVARTLAEERGWIVLRSDEVRKELAGVTASSHQPAAYREGLYGADLTSATYDALVERARPLLGQGYSVVLDASWSSEERREGAAGLARKTFARLVQLECRAPSQVAEQRIAARSLRGDDPSDATAQVARAMAAEFDPWPEAEHLDTSGEPDSTLESAAQIVSKKLSTRDRPK, from the coding sequence ATGACCCGGTGGCACCCCGAGCCGGCCCCTGAAGGCGGACTCGACCCATTTGCGACCCAAACCCACGTGTCGCTGCTTGTGTTTGCCGGCGACCGGGCGTACAAGCTGAAGAAGGCCATCCGGACCCCCTTTTTGGACTTCTCGACCCCCGAACTTCGGCTTAAGGCCTGCGAGCGGGAGGTTGAGCTGAACCGCCGGTTCGCTCCGGACGTGTACCTCGGTGTGGCCCAGGTCCTGGGACCCGAGGGGGAGGTCTGCGACTCGCTGGTGGTGATGCGCCGTATGCCGCCGGACCGCCGGTTGTCTACGCTCGCCCGGGAGGGTCGCTGCGAGGAATGCCTCGAACAGCTGGCTGAGGCGGTTGCCGGCTTTCACCGGGTGTCGCCGGCGGGGCCGGAGATCGACGCGGAGTGCACCCGGGATGCGGTAGCCGCCCGCTGGGACGCGAACATCGCCCAGCTTGAGGACTTCGCAGCCAATCTCGAGGACCCGAACCTGCCCGAGCGGATCGCCGGGCTGGTTCGCACCTACCTGGCGGGGCGCGGGCCGCTTTTCGAAGCCCGCATCGCCGGCGGCCGCATCCGGGACGGCCACGGCGACCTCCTTGCCGACGACATCTACTGCCTGGACGACGGCCCCCGGATCCTGGACTGCCTGGAGTTCGACGACCACCTCCGGTACGTCGACGTGCTGGACGACGCCGGCTTTCTGGCCATGGACCTGGAGCGGATCGCGGGGAAGGAGCTGGGCGAGAAGTTCCTGCAGGCTTACGTGGATGCCTCCGGCGAGAGCCACCCCGAGTCGCTCTCCCACCACTACCGGGCCTACCGGGCCCACGTGCGGGCCAAGGTCGCCGGCATGCGCTTCGAACAGGGCGACCAGGAGGCGCTGGCCGAGGCAGCCACCCTTCTGGAAATTTCCCTCCGCCACCTGGAGGCCGGGCAGGTCAGCCTGGTGCTTGTCGGCGGCCTCCCCGGCACCGGCAAGTCCACGGTGGCCCGGACCCTGGCCGAGGAACGGGGTTGGATAGTCCTGCGCTCCGACGAGGTCCGCAAGGAGTTGGCGGGCGTCACGGCGTCCAGCCATCAACCGGCCGCCTACCGGGAGGGGCTCTACGGCGCGGACCTGACCTCGGCAACCTACGATGCGCTGGTCGAGCGGGCAAGGCCACTTCTCGGGCAGGGGTACTCGGTCGTACTGGACGCCTCCTGGTCTTCGGAGGAGCGGCGGGAGGGGGCTGCCGGCCTGGCCCGGAAGACCTTCGCCCGACTGGTACAGCTGGAGTGCCGGGCCCCGAGTCAGGTCGCCGAGCAGCGCATCGCCGCCCGCTCCCTCCGGGGGGACGACCCGTCCGACGCCACGGCTCAGGTCGCCCGGGCGATGGCTGCAGAGTTTGATCCGTGGCCGGAGGCGGAACATCTGGATACATCGGGCGAACCAGATTCGACGCTGGAAAGTGCTGCGCAGATAGTCTCGAAGAAGCTATCGACCAGAGACAGGCCCAAATGA
- a CDS encoding phosphoketolase family protein, producing the protein MSAPKTATSELKAKDLEDLDLWWRAANYLSVGQIYLLDNPLLREPLRLEHVKPRLLGHWGTTPGLNFLYAHMSRVVRIRDLNCMWVVGPGHGGPAAVANAWLEGTYSEVYPQVPLSEEGMLRLFHQFSFPGGVGSHVTAEVPGSIHEGGELGYSLVHAYGAAFDNPDLVVLCVVGDGEAETGPLAAGWHSNKFLNPATDGAVLPVLHLNGWKIANPTVLDRIPRDELKRLMEGYGHRPYFVEGSDPEEMHTRMAGTLERALDDIAEIQEAARTSGATNRPAWPMIVLASPKGWTGPKEVGGVKIEGTYRSHQVPLAKVRANPDELAALEAWLRSYRPEELFDPTGRPVGRILAAAPEGNRRISANPETNAGSHSDLSLPDFHDHGVEVKKPGGSMDEPTRVLGKFLRDVVERNAGARNFRIFGPDETASNRLSPVFEVTDRAWMGGSSPDDDHLAADGRVMEVLSEHLCQGWLEGYLLTGRHGIFNCYEAFIHIVDSMFNQHAKWLKVTAEVPWRRPLPSLTYLLSSHVWRQDHNGFSHQDPGFIDHVVNKKASIIRVYLPPDANTLLSVMDHCLRSRHYVNVVVAGKQPQPSWLSMEDAIAHCTRGVGIWEWASNDEGELPDVVMACAGDVPTLETLAAVDILRRRLPDLKVRVINIVDLMRLQPEREHPHGLSDAEFDVLFTTDRPMIFAYHGYPSLIHQLAYRRTNHDNLHVRGYKEEGTTTTPFGMVIMNDLDRYHLVMDVIDRVPKLGTRASHLRQEMADARLRARAYAYEHGEDPPEVRDWTWPS; encoded by the coding sequence ATGAGCGCTCCAAAAACCGCGACCTCAGAGCTCAAGGCGAAGGACCTTGAAGACCTCGACCTGTGGTGGCGAGCCGCCAACTATCTGTCCGTCGGCCAGATCTATCTTTTGGACAACCCGCTCCTTCGGGAGCCCCTTCGCCTGGAGCACGTCAAGCCCCGGCTTCTCGGCCACTGGGGCACCACCCCCGGCCTCAACTTCCTCTACGCCCACATGTCCAGAGTTGTCCGGATTCGCGACCTCAACTGCATGTGGGTCGTCGGCCCCGGCCACGGCGGGCCCGCCGCCGTAGCCAATGCCTGGCTGGAGGGGACCTACTCCGAGGTCTACCCGCAGGTACCTCTCAGCGAGGAGGGCATGCTCCGGCTCTTCCACCAGTTCTCCTTCCCCGGCGGCGTAGGCAGCCACGTCACGGCCGAGGTCCCCGGGTCGATCCACGAGGGCGGCGAGCTCGGGTACTCCCTGGTCCACGCCTATGGAGCGGCGTTCGACAACCCGGATCTGGTGGTGCTCTGCGTCGTCGGCGACGGGGAGGCGGAGACCGGCCCCCTGGCCGCCGGCTGGCACTCCAACAAGTTCCTGAACCCGGCCACCGACGGTGCGGTTCTACCGGTACTGCACCTCAACGGCTGGAAGATTGCCAACCCTACAGTTTTGGACCGCATCCCCAGGGACGAGCTGAAACGCCTGATGGAGGGCTACGGCCACCGCCCCTACTTCGTCGAAGGCAGCGATCCGGAGGAGATGCATACCAGGATGGCGGGCACGCTGGAGCGCGCACTGGACGACATAGCAGAGATCCAGGAAGCCGCCCGAACCTCGGGCGCGACCAACCGGCCTGCCTGGCCGATGATCGTCCTGGCCAGCCCCAAAGGCTGGACCGGCCCCAAGGAGGTCGGGGGGGTAAAGATCGAGGGCACCTACCGCTCGCACCAGGTCCCCCTGGCCAAGGTGCGGGCCAACCCGGACGAGCTCGCCGCCCTGGAGGCGTGGCTTCGCAGCTACCGTCCCGAGGAACTGTTCGATCCCACCGGCCGGCCGGTGGGGCGTATCCTGGCCGCCGCCCCCGAGGGGAACCGGAGGATCAGCGCCAATCCGGAAACGAACGCCGGCAGCCACTCCGACCTGTCGTTGCCCGATTTTCACGACCACGGCGTCGAGGTCAAAAAGCCGGGAGGCTCGATGGACGAGCCCACCCGGGTGCTCGGCAAGTTCCTCCGCGATGTCGTCGAGCGTAACGCCGGCGCCCGCAACTTCCGCATCTTCGGCCCCGACGAGACGGCCTCCAACCGCCTCTCTCCGGTGTTCGAGGTGACCGACCGGGCCTGGATGGGCGGCAGCAGCCCCGACGACGACCACCTGGCGGCCGACGGGCGGGTCATGGAGGTGCTGAGCGAGCACCTGTGCCAGGGCTGGCTCGAGGGTTACCTTCTGACCGGCCGCCACGGCATATTCAACTGCTACGAGGCGTTCATCCACATCGTCGACTCGATGTTCAACCAGCACGCCAAGTGGCTGAAGGTGACGGCCGAGGTCCCGTGGCGGCGGCCTCTCCCGTCGCTCACCTATCTGTTGAGCTCCCACGTCTGGCGGCAGGACCACAACGGCTTTTCGCACCAGGACCCCGGGTTCATCGACCACGTGGTCAACAAGAAGGCGTCGATCATCCGGGTCTACCTGCCGCCGGACGCCAACACCCTTCTATCGGTCATGGACCACTGCCTGCGCAGCCGTCACTACGTCAACGTGGTGGTCGCCGGAAAGCAGCCGCAGCCGAGCTGGCTGTCGATGGAGGATGCCATCGCCCACTGCACCCGCGGTGTCGGCATCTGGGAGTGGGCCTCCAACGACGAGGGCGAGCTGCCGGACGTCGTCATGGCCTGCGCCGGGGACGTCCCGACGCTGGAAACGCTCGCTGCGGTCGACATCCTCCGTCGACGGCTACCGGATCTGAAGGTCCGGGTGATCAACATCGTCGACCTCATGAGGCTTCAACCGGAGAGGGAACACCCCCACGGTTTGAGCGACGCCGAGTTCGACGTTCTGTTCACCACCGACCGTCCGATGATCTTCGCCTACCACGGGTACCCGTCGCTGATCCACCAGCTTGCCTACCGGCGGACCAACCACGACAACCTGCACGTCCGGGGCTACAAGGAGGAGGGGACAACCACGACGCCGTTCGGCATGGTGATCATGAACGACCTGGACCGCTACCACCTGGTCATGGACGTCATCGACCGGGTCCCCAAGCTCGGTACCCGGGCTTCCCACCTGCGTCAGGAGATGGCCGACGCCCGGCTTCGCGCCCGGGCCTATGCGTACGAACACGGGGAGGACCCGCCGGAGGTTCGGGATTGGACCTGGCCCTCCTGA
- a CDS encoding acetate/propionate family kinase — protein MDLALLNILVVNAGSSSLKVRMLDGHDEVVASANLQPGDEGWGELQRLIEAWPDFEVSAHRVVHGGSRFRSAVVVDDRVVAELEKLTPLAPLHNPPAIDGIRTLQSLRPSVPAVACFDTAFHSTLPPEASVYGIPWEWTEDLGVRRYGFHGLSHSYASRRIAELMGQRPGGLKVVTCHLGAGASLAAVDGGRSVDTTMGFTPLEGLIMATRSGSVDPGALLWLQEELGLSPAEMTHKLEHSSGLLGMSGRSADTREIFAAADAGDVHCRVAIDTYAARVRSGIAAMSASMGGVDAVVFTGGVGESSSRMRDLSCRNLGFLGVELDPERNNKAAGDAGISTSEARTPAWVVTAREDLEMVREVRRVLNG, from the coding sequence TTGGACCTGGCCCTCCTGAACATCCTGGTGGTGAACGCCGGCTCGAGCAGCCTGAAGGTCCGGATGCTCGACGGTCACGACGAGGTGGTCGCTTCGGCGAACCTCCAGCCGGGCGACGAGGGATGGGGCGAACTGCAGCGACTCATAGAGGCCTGGCCCGACTTCGAGGTGTCGGCGCACCGGGTGGTGCACGGAGGAAGCCGGTTCCGGTCGGCGGTGGTCGTCGATGACCGCGTGGTCGCCGAGCTGGAAAAACTGACCCCACTGGCGCCGCTTCACAACCCGCCGGCCATCGACGGAATCCGCACCCTCCAGAGCCTCCGGCCGAGCGTGCCGGCGGTCGCCTGCTTCGACACCGCCTTCCACAGCACCCTTCCGCCCGAAGCCTCGGTCTACGGGATCCCCTGGGAGTGGACCGAAGACCTGGGCGTAAGGCGCTACGGGTTTCACGGCCTCAGCCACTCCTATGCCTCCCGGCGGATCGCCGAGTTGATGGGACAGAGACCGGGGGGCCTGAAGGTCGTCACCTGCCACCTCGGCGCCGGGGCCTCACTGGCGGCCGTCGACGGGGGCCGCTCGGTGGACACCACCATGGGCTTCACCCCGCTGGAAGGGCTGATCATGGCCACCCGGAGCGGGTCGGTCGACCCCGGCGCCCTGCTGTGGCTGCAGGAAGAGCTGGGTCTGTCGCCGGCCGAGATGACCCACAAGCTGGAGCACTCCTCCGGGTTGCTTGGGATGAGCGGCCGCTCGGCCGACACCCGGGAGATCTTCGCTGCTGCGGACGCCGGCGATGTCCACTGCAGGGTAGCGATCGATACCTACGCTGCCCGGGTCCGGAGCGGGATAGCTGCAATGTCGGCCTCCATGGGCGGCGTGGACGCGGTGGTCTTTACCGGAGGCGTCGGGGAGTCTTCCTCCCGGATGCGAGACTTATCTTGCCGGAACCTGGGGTTCCTCGGAGTCGAGCTGGACCCGGAGAGGAACAATAAGGCTGCCGGCGACGCCGGCATCTCGACCTCGGAGGCTCGAACCCCGGCATGGGTGGTTACGGCCCGCGAGGACCTGGAGATGGTTCGGGAGGTACGCCGCGTCTTGAACGGCTAA
- a CDS encoding response regulator transcription factor, with amino-acid sequence MLVDDHEIVRRGIQQLLDAEEDLSVVAEAGTVRDAVSEASIARPDVIVMDVRLAGGSGIEATREIRSSLPETKVLMLTSFADDEAVLASILAGASGYVRKQIQGDALLRAIRAVGRGESLLDSQITAPILERLRKGKHLVGDEKLQRLSGQEERILAMLAEGHTNREIGDELDLAEKTIKNYVSSILSKLGVNRRAEAAAYFVRRTTTPGS; translated from the coding sequence ATGCTGGTAGACGACCACGAGATAGTCCGCCGTGGGATCCAGCAGCTCCTGGACGCCGAGGAGGACCTGAGCGTGGTGGCCGAGGCCGGCACGGTCAGGGATGCCGTGTCCGAGGCATCCATCGCCCGGCCGGACGTCATCGTCATGGACGTCAGGCTGGCGGGTGGGAGCGGCATCGAGGCCACGCGGGAGATTCGCAGCAGCCTGCCCGAGACGAAGGTCCTGATGCTCACCTCGTTCGCCGACGACGAGGCTGTGCTGGCCTCCATCCTGGCCGGCGCTTCCGGGTACGTCCGGAAGCAGATCCAGGGCGACGCCCTGCTTCGGGCCATCCGGGCGGTAGGGCGGGGAGAAAGCCTGCTCGACTCACAGATAACCGCACCAATCCTCGAGCGCCTCCGTAAGGGCAAGCACCTGGTTGGCGACGAGAAGCTCCAGCGGCTCTCTGGCCAGGAGGAACGCATCCTGGCGATGCTGGCCGAGGGCCACACCAACCGGGAGATCGGCGATGAGCTGGATCTCGCCGAGAAGACAATCAAGAACTACGTCTCCAGCATCCTGAGCAAGCTGGGCGTGAACCGCAGGGCGGAGGCCGCCGCCTATTTCGTGCGGCGCACCACAACGCCCGGGTCCTAG